A section of the Streptomyces sp. NBC_00178 genome encodes:
- a CDS encoding DUF742 domain-containing protein: MTPGPGRRLIPAYLVTGGRPVPTGPALDRLAVLVRTDAHVPPDVGSEQRRLCELLEPGALTVVECAAHLDLPVSATVFLATDLVAAGHLHARPPIPRAGEIDRSLVERLLVGLRSLH, from the coding sequence ATGACCCCTGGCCCAGGGCGTCGCCTGATCCCCGCCTATCTGGTCACCGGTGGCCGTCCCGTGCCCACCGGCCCCGCACTCGACCGCCTTGCCGTGCTCGTCCGCACGGACGCGCACGTGCCGCCGGACGTCGGCTCGGAACAGCGGAGGCTGTGCGAGCTCCTGGAACCCGGGGCCCTGACCGTCGTCGAGTGCGCCGCACATCTGGACCTGCCGGTCAGCGCCACGGTCTTCCTGGCCACGGACCTCGTGGCCGCGGGACATCTGCACGCTCGACCACCGATACCCCGTGCCGGTGAGATCGACCGGTCGCTCGTCGAGAGGCTGCTCGTTGGACTCCGTTCACTCCACTGA
- a CDS encoding GTP-binding protein — protein sequence MDSVHSTDRGGVGYLPSAAETLMKLVVTGPFGVGKTTLIRTLSEIPTLHTEEAMTRSSEGLDDTAGLPDKTTTTVAVDFGRLTVQDDLVLYMFGTPGQERFLPLWEDIARGALGALVIVDTRRLEDSFAVMDMVEEQGLPYAVAVNHFPDAPSHPDEVLRKHLDLGPRTPLIQCDARERRGSIDALIALAEHALTRLPAPQEPS from the coding sequence TTGGACTCCGTTCACTCCACTGACCGGGGCGGCGTCGGCTACCTGCCGAGTGCTGCCGAGACCCTGATGAAGCTCGTCGTCACGGGTCCCTTCGGCGTGGGCAAGACGACCCTGATCCGCACCCTGTCGGAGATCCCGACCCTGCACACCGAGGAGGCCATGACACGGTCCAGCGAAGGGCTCGACGACACCGCGGGGCTGCCGGACAAGACCACGACCACGGTCGCCGTCGACTTCGGCCGGCTGACCGTGCAGGACGACCTGGTGCTCTACATGTTCGGCACGCCCGGCCAGGAGCGTTTCCTGCCGCTCTGGGAGGACATCGCGCGCGGCGCTCTCGGCGCGCTGGTCATCGTCGACACCCGCCGGCTCGAGGACTCCTTCGCGGTCATGGACATGGTGGAGGAGCAGGGTCTGCCGTACGCCGTCGCCGTCAACCACTTCCCCGACGCCCCCTCCCACCCGGACGAGGTCCTGCGCAAGCACCTCGACCTCGGCCCCCGCACCCCGCTGATCCAGTGCGACGCCCGCGAGCGCCGGGGCAGCATCGACGCCCTGATCGCCCTCGCCGAACACGCGCTCACCCGGCTGCCCGCGCCCCAGGAACCCTCATGA
- a CDS encoding cytochrome P450, producing MTPPVPATSPAPAAYGHEPLALYGPGFAADPHGHYRRLRDQGPLARVRIAPDVDALLVVDYQAAVDLLRDTETFTKDPRAWQAGIPADSPVLPVLGHRPTALFTDGEVHARYRDAINDTLALIEPHLLRSEVTAVARRLIAGFAATGSCDLIAEYARRLPLHVFTAAFGVDSGATGRVVRGIAGMMDSTGNAAAAYDDLVGVVAALVAERRSRPRRDLTTYLLQHPAGLDDDEAVRQITLIMSTGHDPTTNLIGNALLRMLGDPGYGGVLHGGATTAREAIDDVLWRDPPLANMGAHYPRHDTEFHGVALRAGQLVLVSFAAANTQSPPSASDRAVRSGDGAHLAWSTGPHRCPARQPALLMAMTAIEELTSQLCDLELAVEPGELVWRPGPFHRAPAHLPVRFTPLDTLPEAGHPGTHEAVDHVPDRVGGTPNG from the coding sequence ATGACACCGCCCGTACCCGCCACTTCACCCGCCCCCGCCGCGTACGGGCACGAGCCGCTCGCCCTGTACGGCCCCGGCTTCGCCGCCGACCCGCACGGCCACTACCGCCGGCTGCGCGACCAGGGTCCGCTCGCCCGGGTCCGTATCGCCCCCGACGTCGACGCGTTGCTGGTCGTGGACTACCAGGCCGCCGTCGACCTGCTGCGCGACACCGAAACCTTCACCAAGGACCCGCGTGCCTGGCAGGCGGGGATACCGGCCGACTCCCCAGTCCTGCCCGTGCTCGGCCACCGTCCCACCGCGCTCTTCACCGACGGCGAGGTGCACGCGCGCTACCGGGACGCCATCAACGACACCCTCGCGCTGATCGAACCCCACCTGCTGCGCTCCGAGGTCACCGCGGTGGCCCGGCGGCTCATCGCGGGATTCGCGGCCACCGGCAGCTGCGACCTCATCGCCGAGTACGCGCGCCGCCTGCCCCTCCACGTCTTCACCGCCGCCTTCGGCGTGGACTCGGGAGCGACCGGGCGCGTGGTCCGGGGCATCGCCGGGATGATGGACTCGACCGGGAACGCGGCCGCCGCCTACGACGACCTCGTCGGAGTGGTCGCCGCGCTCGTCGCCGAACGGCGGTCCAGGCCGCGCCGAGACCTCACCACCTACCTGCTCCAGCACCCCGCCGGCCTCGACGACGACGAAGCCGTGCGCCAGATCACCCTCATCATGAGCACGGGCCACGACCCGACGACGAACCTGATCGGCAACGCCCTCCTGCGCATGCTCGGCGACCCCGGCTACGGTGGAGTGCTGCACGGCGGCGCCACGACCGCGCGGGAGGCGATCGACGACGTGCTCTGGCGCGATCCGCCGCTGGCCAACATGGGGGCGCACTACCCGCGTCACGACACCGAGTTCCACGGGGTCGCCCTGCGCGCCGGGCAGTTGGTCCTGGTCTCCTTCGCCGCCGCCAACACCCAGTCGCCGCCGTCCGCTTCGGACCGGGCGGTGCGTTCGGGTGACGGTGCTCACCTGGCCTGGTCGACCGGGCCCCACCGGTGCCCGGCCAGACAGCCGGCCCTGCTGATGGCCATGACCGCGATCGAGGAGCTCACCAGCCAGCTCTGCGACCTCGAACTCGCCGTGGAACCGGGCGAACTGGTCTGGCGTCCGGGCCCCTTCCACCGCGCGCCGGCCCACCTCCCGGTCCGCTTCACCCCGCTCGACACGCTCCCCGAAGCGGGGCATCCAGGTACACATGAAGCTGTCGATCACGTTCCGGACCGTGTCGGTGGTACGCCGAACGGGTGA
- a CDS encoding cell division protein SepF — MSRYDRYDRYDRYDATDEQWDGLAQVVPLRGRNEWPSRVDHRTVPEQRDAADQRRLVVLRVQVFADAREVAEYLVAQIPVLLDLTGAESDVAKRILDFSSGVVFGLGSGMHRVDRNVFLLAPVGMEVEGVTAAGVPQS, encoded by the coding sequence GTGAGCAGGTACGACAGGTACGACAGGTACGACAGGTACGACGCCACCGACGAACAGTGGGACGGGCTCGCCCAGGTCGTACCCCTGAGGGGGCGCAACGAGTGGCCGTCCCGGGTCGATCACCGCACGGTCCCCGAACAGCGCGACGCCGCCGATCAGCGGCGCCTCGTCGTCCTGCGGGTGCAGGTGTTCGCGGACGCGCGTGAGGTGGCCGAGTACCTGGTGGCGCAGATTCCGGTCCTGCTGGACCTCACCGGTGCCGAGAGCGACGTGGCCAAGCGCATCCTGGACTTCAGCAGCGGGGTGGTGTTCGGGCTGGGCAGCGGCATGCACCGGGTCGACCGCAACGTCTTCCTGCTCGCGCCGGTCGGCATGGAGGTCGAAGGGGTCACCGCGGCGGGCGTACCCCAATCGTAG
- a CDS encoding ATP-binding protein, translated as MTVIPQGKTAPPPSRAARPARPRVGEARLDAFASHRRTVIPLGPLTLLTGGSGSGKSTALRGYEALARLAAGDQLEEVFPDPAAWVPEWAGADAQGRRGFRLGCTVDGPAGRVRLDLAVQAEPALRIVGERLADHEGTLLSTALRDPRRATVQAAWHTAGTVPVTRAPFPGDRLGTALLPLRVAGTTDGELRVLAAAEQVVVALRSVFVCDPLPERMRAAVQAGDGRLTSDCGNLAEVLDRTRTLCARRHARLVAGADTGCVGPVTGLSAERLADGTVRARMDRGPGRGTPLGRLGDGELRYLGLTLALLTGSQAMASDPHTEVPSAMQAVTVLADGLDRNLDTRQIRELLTLAAAVCAGGHTRLLGTVGEAAADAAREAAGVTVVDLAP; from the coding sequence ATGACTGTGATCCCCCAGGGGAAGACGGCCCCGCCGCCGTCCCGCGCGGCCCGCCCCGCCCGACCCCGCGTCGGCGAGGCGCGGCTGGACGCCTTCGCCTCGCACCGCCGCACCGTCATCCCGCTCGGTCCGCTCACCCTGCTCACCGGAGGCAGCGGATCGGGCAAGTCGACTGCGTTACGGGGATACGAGGCGCTGGCACGGCTCGCCGCCGGTGACCAGCTGGAAGAGGTGTTCCCCGACCCGGCCGCCTGGGTACCGGAGTGGGCGGGCGCGGACGCGCAGGGCCGACGCGGATTCAGGCTCGGCTGCACGGTGGACGGTCCGGCCGGCCGAGTGAGGCTGGATCTGGCCGTCCAGGCGGAACCCGCGCTGCGCATCGTCGGCGAGCGGCTGGCGGACCATGAGGGGACGTTGCTGAGCACGGCGCTGAGGGACCCCCGGCGCGCCACGGTCCAGGCCGCCTGGCACACGGCCGGGACCGTCCCGGTGACGCGCGCGCCCTTTCCGGGCGACCGGCTGGGCACGGCGCTCCTACCCCTGCGGGTGGCGGGCACGACGGACGGCGAACTGCGGGTGCTGGCCGCCGCGGAACAGGTCGTGGTGGCTCTGCGGTCCGTCTTCGTCTGCGATCCGCTGCCGGAGCGGATGCGCGCCGCCGTGCAGGCAGGGGACGGGCGGCTGACCTCGGACTGCGGAAACCTCGCGGAGGTGCTCGACCGCACCCGCACGCTGTGCGCGCGACGGCACGCCCGTCTGGTCGCCGGTGCGGACACCGGGTGCGTGGGGCCGGTGACGGGCCTGAGCGCCGAGCGGCTGGCCGACGGCACGGTGCGGGCCCGGATGGACCGCGGACCGGGCCGCGGCACCCCCCTCGGCCGGCTCGGCGACGGCGAGCTGCGGTATCTGGGCCTGACGCTGGCGCTGTTGACCGGTTCCCAGGCCATGGCGTCCGACCCGCACACCGAGGTTCCGTCGGCCATGCAGGCGGTCACGGTCCTCGCCGACGGGCTCGACCGGAACCTGGACACGCGTCAGATCCGGGAGTTGCTGACCCTGGCCGCCGCAGTCTGTGCGGGCGGCCACACACGGCTCCTGGGCACGGTCGGCGAGGCGGCCGCGGACGCGGCCCGCGAGGCGGCCGGTGTGACAGTGGTAGACCTGGCACCGTGA
- a CDS encoding nucleotide pyrophosphohydrolase, translating into MTEFDAAQLQRRLADFAVSRGWQPYHTPKNLVAALGVEAAELQEIFQWLTPEQSARVMDDPGTAFRVEDEVADVLAYLLQFCEVLGIDVLAALAAKIDRNEVRFPAAQGTEGLHRHSSE; encoded by the coding sequence GTGACGGAATTCGACGCAGCACAACTCCAGCGGAGGCTGGCCGACTTCGCGGTCTCGCGTGGCTGGCAGCCCTACCACACGCCCAAGAACCTGGTCGCCGCCCTCGGCGTCGAGGCCGCCGAACTGCAGGAGATCTTCCAGTGGCTGACCCCGGAGCAGTCGGCGCGGGTGATGGACGACCCCGGCACGGCGTTCCGCGTCGAGGACGAGGTCGCCGACGTCCTGGCCTATCTGCTGCAGTTCTGCGAGGTCCTGGGCATCGACGTGCTGGCGGCCCTCGCGGCCAAGATCGACCGGAACGAGGTGCGTTTCCCGGCCGCTCAAGGCACTGAAGGGCTGCATCGTCACTCTTCGGAGTGA
- a CDS encoding DUF6099 family protein — protein sequence MEAERLIEAGRRALADSADVPAVMAEAWQAQVLARAMGGHLARCGPAEVRTEAGELSDTGAPGGPVSEHPVVIAGGVRASQLTAVTDVAGALAALAHYLGEVGIALVGVACGTDEEGLYWQCIEAIDAADESVDRVHGMLRRLAEHERERDPGGERDGPYGVIRGPADPVGGRP from the coding sequence ATGGAAGCGGAGCGGTTGATCGAGGCGGGCCGTAGGGCCCTGGCGGACAGCGCGGACGTGCCCGCCGTCATGGCGGAGGCGTGGCAGGCGCAGGTGCTCGCCCGGGCGATGGGGGGCCACCTGGCCCGCTGCGGGCCCGCGGAGGTGCGGACCGAGGCGGGCGAGCTCAGTGACACGGGCGCCCCGGGCGGTCCCGTGTCCGAGCACCCCGTCGTCATCGCCGGGGGCGTGCGGGCGTCGCAGCTCACCGCGGTGACGGATGTCGCCGGGGCACTGGCCGCCCTCGCGCACTACCTCGGCGAGGTGGGCATCGCGCTCGTGGGCGTCGCCTGCGGGACGGACGAGGAAGGGCTCTACTGGCAGTGCATCGAGGCCATAGACGCAGCCGACGAGTCGGTCGACCGCGTGCACGGGATGCTGCGACGGCTCGCCGAGCACGAGCGGGAGAGGGACCCGGGCGGTGAGCGGGACGGACCGTACGGGGTGATCCGGGGGCCGGCGGACCCGGTGGGAGGCCGGCCGTGA
- a CDS encoding LLM class F420-dependent oxidoreductase produces the protein MDLRIFTEPQQGASYDTLLTVAKAAEDLGFDAFYRSDHYLRMGSGDGLPGPTDAWITLAGLARETKRIRLGTLMTAGTFRLPGVLAIQVAQVDQMSGGRVELGLGAGWFEEEHKAYGIPFPKEKFGRLEEQLAIVTGLWETETGKTFSYDGTYYQLTDSPALPKPAQARIPVLIGGHGAVRTPRLAARYADEFNIPFASLEDSEKQFGRVRDAAVAAGRAPDDLVYSNALVVCVGKDDAEVARRASAIGRDVDEIKANGLAGSPGEVVDKIGRFAAIGASRIYLQVLDLDDLDHLELISSQVQSQLR, from the coding sequence ATGGATCTTCGAATCTTCACCGAGCCCCAGCAAGGGGCGAGCTACGACACCCTGCTCACCGTCGCCAAGGCCGCCGAGGACCTCGGCTTCGACGCCTTCTACCGGTCCGACCACTACCTGCGCATGGGTTCCGGGGACGGCCTGCCCGGGCCGACGGACGCGTGGATCACCCTGGCCGGACTGGCGCGCGAGACCAAGCGGATCCGCCTGGGCACCCTCATGACGGCCGGAACCTTCCGCCTGCCCGGAGTGCTGGCCATCCAGGTCGCCCAGGTCGACCAGATGTCCGGCGGCCGCGTCGAGCTGGGCCTCGGCGCGGGCTGGTTCGAGGAGGAGCACAAGGCCTACGGCATCCCGTTCCCCAAGGAGAAGTTCGGCCGGCTGGAGGAGCAGCTGGCCATCGTCACCGGCCTCTGGGAGACGGAGACCGGCAAGACCTTCAGTTACGACGGCACGTACTACCAGCTGACCGACTCACCCGCGCTGCCGAAGCCCGCCCAGGCGAGGATCCCGGTGCTGATCGGCGGCCACGGCGCCGTCCGTACGCCTCGCCTCGCCGCACGGTACGCCGACGAGTTCAACATCCCGTTCGCCTCCCTCGAGGACAGTGAGAAGCAGTTCGGCAGGGTCAGGGACGCGGCCGTCGCCGCGGGCCGCGCGCCCGACGACCTGGTGTACTCCAACGCCCTGGTCGTCTGCGTCGGCAAGGACGACGCGGAGGTGGCACGGCGGGCTTCCGCGATCGGGCGGGACGTCGACGAGATCAAGGCGAACGGACTGGCCGGCTCGCCCGGAGAGGTCGTCGACAAGATCGGCCGCTTCGCCGCGATCGGCGCCTCCCGCATCTACCTCCAGGTGCTGGACCTCGACGACCTGGACCACCTGGAGCTGATCTCGTCGCAGGTGCAGTCGCAGCTGCGCTGA
- the mmuM gene encoding homocysteine S-methyltransferase, translating into MNTARTSGVPSRRPLGEALAEGTVLLDGGLSNQLEAQGCDLSDALWSARLLADAPQQIEAAHTAYARAGAQVLITASYQATFEGFGRRGIGRARAAELMAGSVEWARRAGEVTGRDQWVAASIGPYGAMLADGSEYRGGYGLSVRELERFHRPRAEALAEAGPDVLALETVPDIDEAEALLRVVEGLGVPVWLSYSVADGRTRAGQPLEEAFGLVAGMHQVVAVGVNCCDPADADPAVEAAAATGKPVVVYPNSGERWDTSARRWTGSSTFAAGRVRDWQRAGARLIGGCCRVGPREIEELAGRVVRPGA; encoded by the coding sequence GTGAACACCGCACGGACATCTGGGGTTCCGTCCCGTCGTCCCCTCGGCGAGGCACTCGCCGAGGGGACGGTCCTCCTGGACGGCGGACTCTCCAACCAGTTGGAGGCGCAGGGCTGCGACCTGTCCGACGCGCTGTGGTCGGCCCGGCTGCTCGCCGACGCACCCCAGCAGATCGAGGCGGCCCACACGGCCTACGCGCGGGCCGGGGCGCAGGTGCTGATCACCGCCAGCTACCAGGCCACGTTCGAGGGATTCGGCCGACGGGGGATCGGCCGGGCGCGGGCCGCCGAGCTGATGGCCGGGAGCGTGGAGTGGGCGCGCCGCGCGGGAGAGGTGACCGGACGGGACCAGTGGGTCGCCGCCTCGATCGGGCCGTACGGGGCGATGCTCGCGGACGGCAGCGAGTACCGGGGCGGGTACGGGCTGTCCGTCCGCGAGCTGGAGCGCTTCCACCGCCCCCGGGCGGAGGCGCTGGCCGAGGCGGGTCCCGACGTGCTGGCCCTGGAGACGGTGCCCGACATCGACGAGGCCGAGGCGCTGCTGCGGGTGGTCGAGGGTCTCGGAGTGCCGGTGTGGCTGTCGTACAGCGTCGCGGACGGCCGGACCCGGGCCGGACAACCCCTGGAGGAGGCCTTCGGGCTCGTCGCGGGCATGCACCAGGTGGTCGCGGTCGGCGTCAACTGCTGCGACCCCGCCGACGCGGACCCTGCGGTGGAGGCGGCGGCCGCGACGGGCAAGCCCGTGGTGGTCTATCCGAACAGCGGGGAGCGGTGGGACACCAGCGCCCGGAGGTGGACGGGGAGCAGCACCTTCGCGGCGGGCCGGGTGCGGGACTGGCAGCGCGCGGGCGCGCGCCTGATCGGCGGCTGCTGCCGGGTGGGCCCGCGCGAGATCGAGGAACTGGCCGGGCGGGTGGTGCGGCCGGGAGCCTGA
- a CDS encoding DUF5959 family protein gives MAEGGRVDLVHLTDGENSLRIGVLGRRMPGVLPWHDFLDVEVVVTSAFAHGRLEVCLAPTDLDDWAQVLGELAAGRSATWMDDGRNPGIRFASSGQDGVAVVVVEDVAGSGTSVRVPVRVAGGWTDELEERLGHVRAAWPQEAVETAPGAYEWRRARAYRPRTDGTPEAVGRVV, from the coding sequence ATGGCCGAAGGCGGCAGGGTGGATCTCGTCCACCTGACCGATGGGGAAAACAGTCTCAGGATTGGTGTCCTGGGCCGCCGCATGCCCGGGGTATTGCCCTGGCACGACTTTCTCGATGTGGAGGTCGTCGTGACGAGCGCGTTTGCTCATGGACGCCTGGAAGTGTGTCTGGCGCCGACCGATCTGGACGACTGGGCCCAGGTCTTGGGCGAGCTCGCCGCAGGGCGGAGCGCCACATGGATGGACGACGGACGCAATCCCGGGATCCGCTTCGCATCCTCCGGACAGGACGGGGTCGCGGTGGTCGTGGTGGAGGACGTGGCCGGATCGGGAACATCGGTCCGCGTTCCGGTGCGCGTGGCCGGTGGATGGACCGATGAGCTGGAGGAACGGCTCGGGCACGTCCGGGCGGCCTGGCCTCAGGAGGCCGTGGAGACCGCCCCGGGCGCCTACGAGTGGCGGCGTGCTCGCGCGTACCGACCGCGCACGGACGGTACGCCGGAAGCGGTGGGACGAGTGGTGTGA
- a CDS encoding 3' terminal RNA ribose 2'-O-methyltransferase Hen1 has protein sequence MFLTISTTGDEQHPATDLGFLLHKHPDKSQTFSTSHGTAHVFYPEASPERCTAALLLEVDPVALVRRGKGKGRGGAPDAALAQYVNDRPYAASSLLSVAMSTVFKSALNGACRAMPERAAEPLPLRIEVPALPARGGAELVHKLFAPLGWTRVEALTVPLDEQFPEWGDSRYVSLVLEGELRLQDALRQLYVLLPVLDDAKHYWVAPDEVDKLLRAGEGWLAGHPEQKLITSRYLSRRWSLTRQATERLELVRLAESDDLEVESVDNAVDETTDTEERPVPLAGRRREAIVEALRAADARRVLDLGCGQGQLVQELLKDVHFTEIVGVDVSMRALTVAARRLKLDRMGERQAGRVALRQGALTYTDKQLKGYDAAVLSEVVEHLDLPRLPALEYAVFGSARPRTVLVTTPNVEYNVRWETLPAGHVRHGDHRFEWTREEFRDWSGQVAARHGYTVEFVPVGPDDPEVGPPTQMAVFTMAGADGRAPHGTGTDARSTRTPRSTEDAGPTESPLPADTPQLPATTTTKEEKAA, from the coding sequence GTGTTCCTGACGATCTCAACCACTGGCGACGAGCAGCACCCGGCTACTGACCTGGGGTTCCTCCTCCACAAACATCCCGACAAGTCCCAGACGTTCTCGACCTCCCACGGCACGGCCCACGTCTTCTATCCCGAGGCGTCGCCCGAGCGGTGCACGGCAGCCCTGCTGCTGGAGGTGGACCCGGTGGCGCTGGTGCGGCGGGGCAAGGGGAAGGGCCGCGGCGGAGCGCCCGACGCGGCGCTCGCGCAGTACGTCAACGACCGGCCGTACGCCGCGTCGTCGCTGCTCTCCGTCGCGATGTCGACCGTGTTCAAGTCCGCGCTGAACGGGGCGTGCCGGGCGATGCCCGAACGTGCCGCGGAGCCCCTGCCCCTGCGGATCGAGGTACCCGCCCTCCCCGCACGTGGTGGCGCGGAACTGGTGCACAAGCTCTTCGCGCCGCTCGGCTGGACACGCGTCGAGGCCCTCACCGTGCCGCTCGACGAGCAGTTCCCGGAGTGGGGCGACTCGCGCTATGTGAGCCTGGTACTGGAGGGGGAGCTCCGCCTCCAGGACGCGCTGCGTCAGCTGTACGTCCTGCTGCCGGTCCTCGACGACGCCAAGCACTACTGGGTGGCCCCCGACGAGGTCGACAAACTGCTGAGGGCCGGAGAGGGCTGGCTGGCCGGACATCCTGAGCAGAAGCTGATCACCAGCCGCTACCTCTCCCGCCGCTGGAGTCTCACCCGGCAGGCGACGGAGCGCCTGGAGCTGGTGCGGCTCGCCGAGTCCGACGACCTGGAGGTGGAGAGCGTCGACAACGCGGTGGACGAGACCACCGACACGGAGGAGCGTCCCGTGCCGCTCGCCGGCCGGCGCCGCGAGGCGATCGTCGAGGCGCTGAGGGCCGCCGACGCGCGCCGGGTGCTCGACCTGGGATGCGGACAGGGGCAGCTGGTGCAGGAACTGCTCAAGGACGTGCACTTCACGGAGATCGTGGGGGTCGACGTGTCGATGCGCGCCCTGACGGTCGCCGCACGCCGGCTGAAACTCGACCGCATGGGCGAGCGTCAGGCGGGCCGCGTGGCCCTGCGGCAGGGCGCCCTGACCTACACGGACAAGCAGTTGAAGGGCTACGACGCCGCCGTGCTCAGCGAAGTCGTCGAGCACCTCGACCTGCCGCGGCTCCCGGCCCTGGAATACGCGGTGTTCGGCTCGGCCCGCCCGCGCACCGTGCTCGTCACCACGCCCAACGTGGAGTACAACGTCCGCTGGGAGACGCTCCCGGCCGGGCACGTACGCCACGGCGACCACCGCTTCGAGTGGACCAGGGAGGAATTCCGCGACTGGTCGGGGCAGGTGGCGGCACGCCACGGCTACACGGTGGAGTTCGTACCCGTGGGACCCGACGACCCCGAAGTGGGCCCGCCCACACAGATGGCCGTGTTCACGATGGCCGGTGCGGACGGCCGCGCACCGCACGGGACCGGCACGGACGCCCGGAGCACCCGGACCCCCCGGTCCACCGAGGACGCCGGGCCCACGGAGAGCCCGCTGCCCGCCGACACCCCGCAGCTCCCCGCCACTACCACCACGAAGGAGGAGAAGGCCGCATGA